A section of the Falco peregrinus isolate bFalPer1 chromosome 3, bFalPer1.pri, whole genome shotgun sequence genome encodes:
- the BSDC1 gene encoding BSD domain-containing protein 1, with protein MAEGEDAGWWRSWLQQSYQAVKEKSTEALEFMKRDLAEFTQVVQHDTACTIAATASVVKDKLARAEGSSGATEKVRKGLSDFLGVISDTFAPSPDKTIDCDVITLMATPTGTTEPYDSAKARLYSLQSDPATYCNEPDGPAELLEAWLTQFNLEEKKGEIAELLATSPSIRALYTKMVPVAVSHSEFWQRYFYKVHRLEQDEARREALKQRAEQSIHQEEPGWEEDEEEFLGMSPLPCANVKFPGAAEKESAPAALEGSHPTAHKGPSEESWAVLPPELAPAEGSPSESSESISLVTQIANPASVPAAQLQTGAQPAGTRDLSQRLLEATVEEQSSLPKSPEPGHLSAPARESAASSEQPTVTELKEVESKAQGRTETLKEEGPTDLRVFELNSDSGKSTPSNNGKKGSSTDISEDWEKDFDLDMTEEEVQLALSKVEMSGELEDEEWEDWE; from the exons ATGGCGGAGGG ggaggACGCGGGCTGGTGgcggagctggctgcagcagagctatCAAGCCGTCAAGGAGAAG TCCACAGAAGCTTTGGAATTCATGAAACGGGACCTGGCTGAGTTCACTCAAGTAGTGCAGCATGATACGGCCTGCACTATCGCTGCTACAGCCAGTGTGGTCAAAGACAAGCTGGCA aGGGCAGAAGGTTCCTCAGGTGCAACTGAAAAGGTGAGGAAGGGGCTCTCTGACTTCCTGGGTGTCATCTCAGACACGTTTGCTCCCTCGCCGGATAAGACCATTGACTGCGATGTCATAACACTGATGGCAACGCCCACAGGTACCACAGAGCCCTATGACAGTGCCAAG GCTCGCCTCTACAGCCTTCAGTCAGACCCAGCCACCTACTGCAATGAACCTGATG GCCCTGCTGAGCTCCTTGAGGCCTGGCTCACTCAGTTTAACCtagaggagaagaaaggggagATCGCGGAGCTGTTGGCAACCAGCCCTTCCATCCGGGCTCTCTACACCAAAATG GTCCCTGTGGCTGTGTCCCATTCTGAATTCTGGCAGCGCTACTTCTATAAAGTGCATCGCCTGGAGCAG GATGAAGCCCGGAGGGAGGCTCTGAAGCAGCGAGCGGAGCAGAGCATTCACCAGGAGGAGCCAGGCTGGGAAGAGGATGAAG AGGAGTTCTTGGGGATGTCACCCCTGCCTTGTGCAAACGTGAAAtttccaggagcagcagagaaagaatCTGCCCCcgcagccctggagggaagCCACCCCACTGCTCACAAGGGACCCTCAGAGGAGAGCTGGGCCGTCCTCCCTCCAGAGCTGGCCCCAGCAGAGGGGAGCCCCTCTGAGAGCAGTgagagcatctcccttgtgacTCAGATTGCAAACCCTGcttctgtgcctgctgcacAGCTACAGACTGGAGCGCAACCAGCTGGGACCAGAGACCTCTCCCAGAGGCTGCTGGAGGCCACCGTGGAAGAGCAGAGCTCCCTGCCAAAGTCCCCAGAACCTGGTCATCTTTCTGCACCTGCCCGGGAGTCAGCAGCATCCTCAGAACAACCAACTGTTACAGAGCTCAAAGAGGTGGAAAGCAAAGCCCAGGGCAGGACAGAGACTCTGAAAGAGGAAGGACCAACAGATCTACGTGTCTTCGAGCTGAACTCGGATAGTGGGAAATCCACTCCCTCCAACAATGGCAAGAAAG GCTCCAGCACTGACATCAGTGAGGACTGGGAAAAAGACTTTGATTTGGACATGACTGAAGAGGAGGTGCAGCTGGCGCTCTCGAAGGTGGAAATGTCTGGGGAG CTGGAAGATGAAGAGTGGGAAGACTGGGAATAA
- the TSSK3 gene encoding testis-specific serine/threonine-protein kinase 3, with the protein MEGFLLAHGYQLSRTLGEGTYSKVKEAFSQKHQKKVAIKIIDKKEVPEDFIHKFLPRELQIVKCLNHRNIIRVHEMLKSTKGKICLVMELAEDGDIFDYVLREGPLPEPRARALFHQLVEAIWYCHDSGVVHRDLKCENALLQGNTLKLTDFGFAKLLPRDRRELSWTFCGSTAYAAPEVLQGIPHDSCKGDIWSMGIILYILLCARMPFDNTNIPQMLHQQQKGVSVPGHLGISKECQNLLRMLLEPDATLRPSIEVVSRHPWLTNP; encoded by the exons ATGGAGGGGTTTCTGCTTGCCCATGGCTACCAGCTCAGCAGGACCCTTGGGGAGGGGACCTACTCCAAGGTGAAGGAGGCTTTTTCCCAGAAGCACCAGAAGAAAGtggcaattaaaataattgataAGAAGGAAGTTCCAGAAG ACTTCATTCACAAATTCCTGCCCCGGGAGCTCCAGATCGTCAAGTGCTTGAACCACAGGAACATCATCCGCGTGCACGAGATGCTAAAATCCACCAAGGGGAAGATCTGCCTCGTGATGGAGCTGGCGGAGGACGGGGACATCTTTGACTACGTGCTCCGCGAGGGTCCCCTGCCCGAGCCCCGTGCCAGGGCGCTTTTCCACCAGCTGGTCGAGGCCATCTGGTACTGCCACGACAGCGGGGTGGTCCACCGCGACCTCAAGTGCGAGAAcgccctgctgcagggcaacACCTTGAAGCTGACGGATTTTGGCTTTGCTAagctgctccccagggaccGCCGGGAGCTGAGCTGGACCTTCTGCGGCAGCACAGCCTACGCGGCGCCCGAGGTGCTGCAGGGCATACCCCACGACAGCTGCAAAGGCGACATCTGGAGCATGGGCATCATCCTCTACATCCTGCTCTGCGCGCGCATGCCCTTCGACAACACCAACATCCCACAGatgctgcaccagcagcagaaaggtgtCTCTGTCCCTGGGCACCTGGGCATCTCCAAGGAGTGCCAGAACCTCCTGAGAATGCTTCTGGAACCAGACGCAACCCTGAGACCCTCCATCGAGGTGGTCAGCAGGCACCCGTGGCTCACTAACCCCTGA